Genomic segment of Arachis stenosperma cultivar V10309 chromosome 4, arast.V10309.gnm1.PFL2, whole genome shotgun sequence:
AGCCTATTTTTATGTGTTTGTACATCATTGTTGTTTATATATGCCTAGAGCTTCAACTTGTaatatttgtttatttcttgtatttttattttccatGTCTTCATCATAGTGGTGTATACTAACAATTAAGTTGGACAACTATTATTACttaagaaaaacaaaattattatgtgcggataaaaaattagttattaaattaattattatatatttatttataaatatatatattattttatttatttttaattatttatttttaatatatattttatacgaaTAATTAATTTGGTGATTGATTTTATACGTACATATAGAATaattgtataaaaaattaaagagagaatCATGTATGTATAgcatttctttttattattttagagaATTTTTTTAGTGTGAAATTAGTCATTACTAACGACACTATATATAGAGTATTCATTCTCTTTCCTGCTACAATAATCAACATAAACGTTTAAATCAGGAGAAATTAAGCTCTGTCGTATTACCATGTGaaattatttctttattttttaagttacCTAACCAGCTCCAATAATGAGTGCACAAATAAAATCAGTAGAGATTTGTCCGGAAAAGTTATGATTAGACATAAAGCAGCCTCAACATATTAGGTTATAATTGAGGTTAATTTGTACGGTCCAAATATTACTTGAGGCAATAATCTATAAATTTTTTTCCTGGATCACTTAATTAGCTTGTATccataattttaaatatataagcattgaaaaatcaagaaaataatttttgaatgaaaaaaaattattgtatgaatatactaaaaatcagctattaaattatcatttgtagatatgttaaataatataaaatatatattataaataaattaaacaacatatttatttatatataaatatattataattaattttttgtgtaaacatatttttttttataaaaaaagacacttattattttcaaaatttcataaAAGGTATTTCAAGATAAAacttcaaaattaataaattatgatCTTTAGAAAGTCATAAAtacttatattttatttagGTAGCATTTGAATGAGAGACTCAGTCAGACAGAGAAATAGATATTGAAATAAGTTTTAAGATTGTGTTTGGTGTAGAGTGGGAGATAGAGACAAAAATAAGAATGaagttctaatttaatttatactaAAGTTGGAAtttattaattgaaataaaggtattttagatataaaatgttattaaaatttcaatttctatccctaaaaattttaattttttatgtctttACTTTTTAGAGAtactaaaatactaaaaattaaatttaaaatagaaattaaaatattaatatgaaTCTCTGAaccaataaatataatattaaattttattagtatcTCAGTTTCGTTTCCGACCCTCAAAACAAATGCTAAACAAATTTTAGTGATTATTTTGTTGAAAGTAGAATAGTGCTTCAGCCAACAATCTTATTCACCTGGAAAAATCTTATCACTGGGCATTGaccatatcttatcttattttgttatttCTAAAACACGTTATTTAAACATCTCAATGTTTCTTCTGCTTTTCACTACTATAATACTTTCTGGAAATCAGTTCGTATTTGCTTTTAGagttttaatataaaaacaaaaggagGTATATCTTGTCTATTATTCTTAAGGTATGTTATTTAAACATCTCAATTTTCTTgctttttattcaaattaaaattttcattattgTCACGagtgattttaattttattcgctTTTAATTAGTATTAGCCAAAAAGGATAAATATGGGAAGTTAATAAAAATCAGCTAATAATTAACTTCTACgtatacaaaatttttttaataattaattattggatgatttttttattatggatCTTACTAACACGGGTCTTAAATGCACATTTTAATTAAGAACACTAAATAAATATGttattaaaaacatttaaaaaatattttaactgTTAATTGGGTATCCAAAAAATTTAGTCGCTgataaaaaagtttttaaaagatattatcAATATCGCCcttaaataatttgaaaataagataaaaagaatcaataaatatcatatttttttaaccaaaaagCTTTTATATTTCGTAAACAGCTTATCTAATTGAACTAAATTTTTATggtaatatttaaataaatatttaaaatatgcaaaaagaaaaacagaacaaaatttgatctttaaattttattttattttttaaaattcatttgataaaatataatcaaattttaaaaataaatttttttatttttttaacaataattacaaaaatttacatcaaaatttgatctctacgattattatttaaaatatatatctaatatctaattctttttatcgtattttttaatttttcaaaagcTTATTTATTGTTAGCATGATTTTGGTagtttcttccctttttttattatttctaattaaatacgacaaacaaataaaaaaattctattattATACTCTTGAAATATGCGATACAATttaactaaatatttttattatttctcaaACCTCCAATGGAAATTAGATTTCTCTATATAAGTTTCATTGGGCACATTAATTTCATCAACAACTGCAGAATGGAGAATTTATTCAAGAGTTGGATTTCTCGACATCTGGTATTTTATCACTCTCATATGATCATATCTTATATCATCATATACCTTTAATTATCATCATTAGCTAGCATACATCATCAGTTATCTTAATGAACAAATTATTGTATGTcctttaatttgtatatatatattttttatccagggaatggaagaagaagaagaagaaaatgatgatACGATCATCATGAACAACTACTCAATGaatgaagagcaagagttcctAATGAAAATCTTTAATGGCCGACCAGATTTCTCATCACCAGAAAGTAGCGAACATCATTATTATTCTTCCcccaataataataacaataatagttataataataatgatCCTAATAATTGTGACACAAGCCCCAATAACAATAATAGTAGTGTATCATTTGAAGACACAAGAGTGCAAAAAAGTAAAAGCTCCAATTCTAGTTCTTCTACCTATCTATTATCATTTGAGCCTAATTCATTTaaaggaagaagtagaggtgATGATGGGTTTGAATTATTTGAAGCAAGTATGAATAAAAATGATGAAGGTGGAACAACAAAAAAGCGCAAAGGAAAGACAGTAGATCACATCATAGCTGAGAGGAAAAGGAGGCAAGACCTAACAAGAAGCATCATCCAACTTTCAGCCACTATACCTGGCTTGAAGAAGGTTAGTGTTCTTCattattatttcatttttttcttttaattaattaattacaaacTTATTATTTTCAAGACATGTCAATTTATTAAGATTATTATTTTCcgtatattatatttttgttaggGCAATCAAAAAATTACATATGCACAAAAAATCAGTTACAATAAgtatttatgtatatttttatatattaatttacatattcttttaattaaataattattactagaataatcaaatttaataatgtTGTAGAATATTCAAATCTACAATAGActaataatcaaattttatttataataatataataaaagaattttataaGATGTCAAAATAGCTAATACTTGATAATTAACAGCTAATTTTGATATACATGGAGTATAATTATATAGgacaataatatataatatataatatataattatactcaTTCTTTCTCTAACTCAGAGTATTATAtagcattttttttgttatacattttaaatttgttatttaaaGTGTTCGATCAtcttaaaaattacaaaaaaatatatatttttataataatgataACAGTGATAATGTGTTTTTATCTGTAgtcatattattattaaattcttTTTGTAATGGCGAGTACCAAATTATgagataaaatttaatttgatatttgatAATAGGACTAATGTGGTTGAGGATTATAAAACTCAAGGACCAAATATAAATACAAGACAAAAGTTTGATGATATTCTTATTTAGAATATCTTCCCCCATCACACActatgataataataaaaagcgTTTAAGGTATATGATAGatttattattagtaaaaaaatttgaatatttttatttaataaatacaaaataaatatattaaaaaattaaattttttttatatttttaataaaaaattgttagtTTATAAACTTAACATGAATTTTTAGGATACAAAATACATaaactctaataaaaaatttgataattaataAAGTTTGGTTATGATTAGATGGACAAGGCTCATATAATTCGGGAATCTCTAAGTTACATAAAAGTTCTTCAAGATCGAGTGAAAGAGTTGGAGAACCAAATCAAAGATAGAAGAGTAGATTCAGCAATATTCATAGGAAGATCTCAAGACTCATTATCAACAGATAAAAGCACAATCAGCTGTGAAATAACATCAGATAACAACAATGGTGGTGGTGTTTTCAATGAATCATCACTTGAGATTGAAGCAAAAGTCATGGAAAAAGAAGTTCTCATTAGAATCCAATGTGAGAAGCAAAAAAACAATATAATAATGCTCAAAATACATGCCTTTCTTGACAAGCTTCATCTCTCTATAGCAAGTAACAGTGTGATACCATTTGGGACTTCTACTCTCGTAATAATTACCATTGTTGCTGAGGTATGAAATTAAATAGCACAATTTTCTATCTTATTTATGTTACTATAATTGAGTACataatattgaaaaaaatttaaacattccAAAAATACCgatattctaattattttaatcGTTGGTTTCAATcgtaaaatttatatatatttatataattggaattaaatactaaaataagTAGAATACTGCTATTATTAGAAtacctaaaatattttttataatattatctatattttattttggagaAGTGATTAGTGGTATCATATGTTTTTTCTTTAATAAATTGTTtacattttgaatttttttttatgttgtagaataaaaaggttgaaaatagatttttatttttaaaatatttgactattttcaaaatttatctaaacataaaaatatatatagactTAAATATTTACAATACCAAGTTACCAACACTATTTATTGTCTATAACTAGCATAATTATTGTCCCCCAATTCCACTTGTTTCTATCTCTTTCattattttaattcaattttcttTTGTCTCTGTTATATTATGATGATTGGTTTATTCGgagaattttatatttaaatttgtaccctttttcaGGATTCTCTTTCATTACTACAAATGGTGTTTTCCTCATCAAAAGCTTAAATgcaaaattaattaatacataAATTCCAAATTCTAAAAGTATTAGGTATGATGCAGATGGATAATGGTGGCAAATTCAGCATGACAATGGAAGAACTAGTGAAAAGCCTGAGAGAAGATTTGATGGAGACAGACAATAATGCATGGTAGTGACCTGTGATAGTgcattaaattaaataaaaaattcagtGGTGTTGTTTGTCATTAGAGAGAAAGAATAAAAATTCAGTCGTgttgttttgtttatttaaatGTAAGCTTGTATCTAGCTAtcaataaacttttttttttttttaaatgtaaaGTAACATTCTAAaagtctttttattttaaaataagcATTATAAAAAGTTTTGGTGGGAGATCTCTAATATATATCTTCTTTAGGATTAATCCgattcttaataataaaatccGGTGATCGAAACGA
This window contains:
- the LOC130976602 gene encoding transcription factor NAI1-like translates to MENLFKSWISRHLGMEEEEEENDDTIIMNNYSMNEEQEFLMKIFNGRPDFSSPESSEHHYYSSPNNNNNNSYNNNDPNNCDTSPNNNNSSVSFEDTRVQKSKSSNSSSSTYLLSFEPNSFKGRSRGDDGFELFEASMNKNDEGGTTKKRKGKTVDHIIAERKRRQDLTRSIIQLSATIPGLKKMDKAHIIRESLSYIKVLQDRVKELENQIKDRRVDSAIFIGRSQDSLSTDKSTISCEITSDNNNGGGVFNESSLEIEAKVMEKEVLIRIQCEKQKNNIIMLKIHAFLDKLHLSIASNSVIPFGTSTLVIITIVAEMDNGGKFSMTMEELVKSLREDLMETDNNAW